The Sporosarcina sp. 6E9 genome segment CATCATATTCTAAGGAAAGCGGCTCATCAATTTGAACAGCGTGGATATGCTGTTGAACTCGGGGACACCGCATGGTCGAATGAAAAACTTACATCCGCTTCACCAGCAATTCGAGTGTTAGAATTTAGGGAAATGATGATGAAAGATGAAGTAGGTGCAATAATTCCACCATGGGGTGGTGAATTTCTATCTGAAACGCTTCCGCTTATCGATTTTCAAAAACTACAACCAAAGTGGCTCATGGGTTACTCAGATACTAGTACGCTGCTTTTGCCAATCACATTATTAACAGGGATTGCTACGGTTCACGGGACAAACTTCGTCGATTTGAGAAGTGATGAGTGGGATCCCGTCACTGCCAAATTCATGGAAGTCTTATCTGCAGCGAAAGGGGATATAATTACTCAATATTCATCCGAAATGTATCAAACAGAGTGGCAACATTTTGCGCCTCCTGAACCATATGTATTTAAATTAGATGCGCAAACTGAATGGAAGA includes the following:
- a CDS encoding S66 peptidase family protein, which gives rise to MKKGQTIGVCAMSAGVDSELHHILRKAAHQFEQRGYAVELGDTAWSNEKLTSASPAIRVLEFREMMMKDEVGAIIPPWGGEFLSETLPLIDFQKLQPKWLMGYSDTSTLLLPITLLTGIATVHGTNFVDLRSDEWDPVTAKFMEVLSAAKGDIITQYSSEMYQTEWQHFAPPEPYVFKLDAQTEWKTIGNTPVQVEGRILSGCIDTIRHLIGTPFGDIKSFREKFIPNEKIIWVLENCDMDAPDFYRSLLQFYYAGWFDDASGIVFGRTDAGAAEEDFTYIEALERIAELADVPVVYDADIGHVPPQMTFVNGAFGELSVADGKGIMTTKLV